One Helianthus annuus cultivar XRQ/B chromosome 12, HanXRQr2.0-SUNRISE, whole genome shotgun sequence genomic region harbors:
- the LOC110892811 gene encoding uncharacterized protein LOC110892811, whose translation MARRTVYDQATTGFAGGNSPITLPEIPNDRSWQIPSYIMTAITNSCQFHGRDDEDAPAHINHITRLCSTYSLEGVNRDARYLQVFPFSLAGRAAVWFDSQPAGTFTTWAGLRDAFLAKYFTPAKASRLRDQIHSFRMEPDEPYHLAWERFQTLITRCSQHGLSDWALVEKFYNGLTPEIRARFDTSAGGQLMGKKTVAECNDLFESFSHSDMDYSTISRTSILVRTTSAGRGVNQVSLDSSVAAAVERAKEELRQEMRQELSEIKKKVDRCEVCRGGHDTIDCPTITLEQVEYLASQSRGPTNPFNNSSSHWRGSGNSSGYRSSGNPPGFPSGQYQSRGPGIYTSSSLGQFSGSGSSGGPTQESQGSAKAPEVSTNRLEEMFAQMMTRTDAFMKNQEQINKNNELQFKNQ comes from the coding sequence ATGGCCCGTAGGACAGTTTACGACCAAGCTACCACCGGCTTTGCCGGTGGTAACTCCCCCATCACCCTTCCCGAGATCCCGAACGATCGGTCTTGGCAGATACCATCCTACATTATGACCGCCATCACAAATTCATGCCAGTTCCATGGTCGTGACGACGAGGATGCCCCCGCCCATATCAATCACATCACTCGTCTCTGCAGCACCTACTCCCTTGAGGGTGTCAATCGTGATGCTAGGTATCTTCAGGTTTTCCCATTCTCACTTGCCGGACGCGCAGCCGTCTGGTTCGATTCCCAGCCTGCTGGCACTTTCACTACTTGGGCAGGCCTTCGCGATGCATTCTTAGCCAAGTATTTCACGCCAGCCAAGGCATCTCGCCTTCGTGACCAGATCCACTCATTCCGTATGGAGCCAGATGAGCCTTATCATTTAGCTTGGGAGCGTTTTCAGACCCTGATTACCCGTTGTTCTCAGCATGGTCTATCTGACTGGGCGTTAGTAGAGAAGTTCTACAATGGACTTACCCCTGAGATTAGAGCGCGTTTCGATACTTCAGCAGGAGGTCAACTTATGGGAAAGAAGACAGTGGCGGAGTGCAATGATTTGTTTGAGAGTTTTTCCCACTCCGATATGGACTACAGCACTATCAGCAGGACTTCCATTCTTGTGCGTACCACCTCGGCCGGTCGAGGGGTAAACCAAGTTAGCTTGGATTCATCGGTAGCTGCTGCAGTCGAGAGAGCGAAGGAGGAGCTGAGGCAAGAGATGAGGCAGGAGTTGAGTGAGATAAAGAAGAAAGTCGATAGGTGTGAGGTTTGTCGAGGAGGACATGATACTATAGATTGTCCTACGATCACTCTTGAGCAGGTAGAGTACTTAGCCAGTCAGTCTAGAGGTCCCACGAATCCGTTTAATAATTCCAGTTCCCACTGGCGCGGTAGTGGTAATTCGAGTGGTTATCGTTCGTCTGGAAATCCTCCTGGGTTTCCATCTGGTCAGTATCAGAGTAGAGGGCCCGGCATTTACACGAGTTCTAGCTTAGGGCAGTTTAGTGGGTCAGGTTCGAGTGGAGGACCAACTCAGGAGAGTCAGGGTAGTGCGAAAGCTCCTGAGGTTAGTACGAACAGGTTAGAGGAGATGTTTGCCCAAATGATGACACGGACCGATGCGTTCATGAAAAATCAGGAGCAAATTAACAAAAACAACGAGCTTCAGTTCAAGAATCAGTAG